The Helianthus annuus cultivar XRQ/B chromosome 15, HanXRQr2.0-SUNRISE, whole genome shotgun sequence genomic sequence TGATTAGTTGTTTTCTCTCTCTTCCATCTAGACGTCATATAGACCACATTCGCCTCCAATGGAGGCACTCTAATCAAATCAAAGCCATCAGCCCCTTGACTCTAAAAAGGTAGGGTAGCGCCTTGGTGATTCAAAtactatttttcttttttatcgTTATATATAATTACTCAATAACCACAAACGAAATCTGATTAAATATTTAATTAACAGGCTGTAGATGGATTAGTGAAGGAATTGAAGAAGTGTGGTTTGGCACCCATAGTAAAAGGGTTCTTCACAAGGGCAGATTTGGTGTCTCCGATCCTTTCACACGACGGACACATGGTGAGAGTGGCTGCCGGTAGCTGCATGTAAAATGGTTGAGACGACTTTAACGCCTTGAGTTCTTGAAGCTCTTTTTGAAGTCTCCGGTTCTCATCCGTTAATTTCTCGCAACATTTCTTTAAGTGTTCAAAGTTCATCTCCGTTTGCTTCAGTTTCGTCCTTAAGTTAAAAAAACCATGTATTAGAAATATATATTTGTATCTAATGTAATTAAATTACGTATGCTTGAACCTAACTATTTGATTAATATATTCAAGAGTTAATGATTGATGGCGTATGTTGAAAGGTAGCAATAGTGTTTGGAATAATTGTGGTTATATATTGCAATCAAGTGGAGACCAAAAGAGCCCACGTTAATATTTTGGTCTGTTGTTGCAACCTCATTCATCATGGCATGTTTCTTCTTACTTTTCTTTTATTGAAAAGGTTTTTTCTATAAAGAGAATGAAGACAAATAAAACAATTGAAACACGGATAACACATTAACACGTCAATAAAATATgagtaaaattttaaattaatataaaatatataaattcaaatttagtGAACTTATATTACATCATCAAAAACTTTCATATAAAGTTACTAATATTCACTAAATAAGTGATTGATATGGGTTAGTCTTTAAGTGAATTAATCATAAAGGAAAACATAAGTAAAAGTGAGCATATATATATGAACAAAACCTTTTAATTAACTCATAATCCATTAGCTTTTTTTTCTGTAGTTAAATTAGACAAAGTGCATAAAATAATTGTACTAGTGATTAGTAAAAGAAACAAAATACTTTTCAGGGATCATCTACTATCAGAAAAGTCTTATCTCCCTAGTTCTGTCTCTATATACATTATTAGCGAACAGCAATTTTGAATAATTATCTTTTACAGTTATGTAATCCAAACTTAAAAATTAAATTGAATAATTATCATTTACAGTTATGTGATCGAaacttaaatattaaaaaaaaaattcaaccgTTTTGCAATCAGATATGAGTGGGTTACTAAATTTGCAACCTTAATGATTTCAGTCGTAAATTTTTTGCTAATTTTGCGACCGTTTTCAGTCGCAAATTACTCTTTTCTAACAGTGATATCAAGATTTTTATTCCTGGAACAAAATATGTAAACTACCCTATTGAAGTTATAAAATATGTGGAAGCTTGTTTATGTAGAATCAAAGGGATTCTGATCTAAAATTACAAAACTCGTGGAGTAATTAACCAAAAATACTTTTCTAAGTAAATTGTTCAAACTTCTAAATTCAAATTATAAACATGAATAATCTGGAAAATAACTAAAATTACAAAATACGTGGAGTAATTAACCAAAATGTTTTCTAAATAAATTGTTAAAAACTTCTAAATTCAAATTATAAACATGAATAATCTTGAAAATAACTAAAATTACAAAACTCGTGGAGTAATTAACCAAAAAAAGTTTTCTAAATAAATTGTTAAAAACTTCTAAATTCAAATTATGAACATGAATAATCTTGAAAATAGCTAAAATTACAAAACTCGTGGAGTAATTAACCAAAAAAAAGTTTTCTAAATAAATTGTTAAAAACTTCTAAATTCAAATTATAAACATGAATAATCTTGAAAATAACTAAAATTACCAAACTCGTAATCTTGAAAATAGCTAAAATTACAAAACTCGTCGAGTAATTAACCAAAAAAAGTTTTCTAAATAATTGTTAAAAACTTCTAAATTCAAATTATAAACATGAATAATCTTGAAGATAACTAAAATTACAAAACTCGTGGAGTAATTATCCAAAAAAATGTTTTCTAAATAAATTGTTAAAAACTTCTAAATTCAAATTATAAACATGTATAATAAATTGTTGAAAACTTCTAAATTCAAATTATAAACATGAATAATCTTGAAAATAACTAAAATTACAAAACTCGTGGAGTAATATACCTCGCTCTTCTGTTTTGGAACCAAACTTCAACTTGCCTGGGCCTAAGCTTTAGTTCCCTTGCTAgttcttgcttttgtttctgctAATATTCAACATTAATAATCATTAGCTTGCAATATTAAAGTAAATTATCTAAAactatagggttttgtatgtgtttgtgtgtgtgtatataaaaAGAGCGCTTATACATACAGGGTTTAAAGAACTGTGATGTTTAAAGGCTTGTTCAAGAAGAGCAGACTGTGGTTTGGTAAGCCTGAGTTTCTTCCTACCATTAgcacaatcatcatcatcttcaccatcatcAACACTTGTAGCACTCATCACTCTCGAATAGTTATTATCATTCGAAACTCTCTCCGATTCTTCGCTCCCAACCTCTCGTTCCCTCTTCGAACTCTTGTTTGAAAACGACGAGCCTCCACCACTGATTACAGCGCTATCCTGTCGATACAACATACGTATATCACCTACTTTGGTAGCCACACGCCCGTTTTGGTCACCGTGGCTTCGAGAAAGACCTAACGTTAACGATGGCTCGAAACTCGGCTGCTTGGTGGAATCCATCGTGTTTAGATTGACCATGGATGGTGATGAATTAAGGCTTAGTCCTAAGGTAAGTCCTGTGCCACAAACACTATCAAACTCCATTTGATAATTGATTTGTTATAGAATATTGAAGACGATTGTGTGTGTATATGAACTATGAAGAAGAGGAATTTAATGAAGATATTATGGAGGAAAATAATTGTTAGGGGTTGGGGGTGGGGGTGAGGAAAGCTATGAGGCTGCTTAAAAATGAGATGATTGAGTATGTTGAAAATGGAATATGATACTGTGAGTGGAATTACTTTGGTCAAGAAAATAATAAATGAATAAAATGAAAAGATGGGAAAAAGGTATAATAATTTGATAGTTCTTACTATACATAGGTTGACCTTTTTGAGCAATAACAATCAAGAATCAAAGCAAACTTCAagattactcatttgatttaacAACCAACGAATATAATtttttctttttggttttttcacctggaaaactagtttaaataataataataataataataataataataataataataataataataatatatgctATTCTGgaagaaataaaaaatataaacgACTAATTAACAAATAGAATTATGCAGAAAATATTGAAAGTATATAGTTTGAAGCACCAGAAAATGTGTAC encodes the following:
- the LOC110911278 gene encoding homeobox-leucine zipper protein HAT22 isoform X1; translated protein: MEFDSVCGTGLTLGLSLNSSPSMVNLNTMDSTKQPSFEPSLTLGLSRSHGDQNGRVATKVGDIRMLYRQDSAVISGGGSSFSNKSSKREREVGSEESERVSNDNNYSRVMSATSVDDGEDDDDCANGRKKLRLTKPQSALLEQAFKHHSSLNPQKQKQELARELKLRPRQVEVWFQNRRARTKLKQTEMNFEHLKKCCEKLTDENRRLQKELQELKALKSSQPFYMQLPAATLTMCPSCERIGDTKSALVKNPFTMGAKPHFFNSFTNPSTAC
- the LOC110911278 gene encoding homeobox-leucine zipper protein HAT22 isoform X2, with translation MEFDSVCGTGLTLGLSLNSSPSMVNLNTMDSTKQPSFEPSLTLGLSRSHGDQNGRVATKVGDIRMLYRQDSAVISGGGSSFSNKSSKREREVGSEESERVSNDNNYSRVMSATSVDDGEDDDDCANGRKKLRLTKPQSALLEQAFKHHSSLNPKQKQELARELKLRPRQVEVWFQNRRARTKLKQTEMNFEHLKKCCEKLTDENRRLQKELQELKALKSSQPFYMQLPAATLTMCPSCERIGDTKSALVKNPFTMGAKPHFFNSFTNPSTAC